A portion of the Avibacterium sp. 20-132 genome contains these proteins:
- a CDS encoding phage tail tube protein yields the protein MATAQGVKRKIIVAKEATFGVKPAKTAGKIIPRTESSLNSNFESFSSEEIRADMQRAPSTVGFEKAEGDIKGELAAGQWAVFLAAALRGNWTSAAKTPLIKKTSAGTGEKNGKILFVPTTGHTTDSFTIDDFFEDINLHRIYTGCRVSKISIDIQPNGIASITVTFLGQRGEETQTAYFTSPTEIAQSPKLAGVNGQLLVNKQKAALVTGLKLDIDLGASSEATLGTTYAPDVFIGAIAVSGSFTMYLQDKTMIEAVRRGQNLSLALRMDAGSEDNADYMTLILPGIKATSVEIDDGAKNLIQTLNFDAFPAVFEGGSDIEPGLSAATTLIIQDTLA from the coding sequence ATGGCAACAGCACAAGGCGTTAAACGCAAAATTATTGTGGCCAAAGAAGCAACCTTTGGCGTTAAACCTGCAAAAACTGCAGGGAAAATTATTCCCCGCACAGAAAGCTCACTTAATTCTAATTTTGAGAGTTTTTCAAGCGAGGAAATCCGCGCAGATATGCAGCGCGCCCCTTCTACCGTTGGCTTTGAAAAAGCTGAAGGGGATATTAAAGGCGAGCTTGCAGCAGGTCAGTGGGCAGTGTTTTTAGCTGCCGCACTTCGTGGGAATTGGACATCCGCCGCCAAAACTCCACTTATTAAGAAAACCAGTGCAGGCACGGGAGAAAAGAATGGAAAAATCCTCTTTGTGCCAACAACGGGGCATACCACAGATTCATTTACGATTGATGATTTTTTTGAAGATATTAATTTGCACCGCATTTACACCGGTTGCCGTGTCTCAAAAATTAGCATTGATATTCAGCCCAATGGCATAGCCTCAATCACTGTAACATTCCTCGGTCAACGTGGTGAAGAAACGCAAACCGCTTATTTCACCTCACCAACAGAAATCGCCCAATCCCCGAAATTGGCAGGAGTAAACGGACAGCTTTTAGTGAATAAACAAAAAGCCGCACTGGTTACAGGATTGAAATTAGACATTGATCTTGGAGCCTCAAGTGAGGCAACACTCGGTACAACTTATGCCCCAGATGTATTTATCGGCGCGATTGCGGTAAGTGGTTCTTTCACAATGTATCTGCAGGATAAAACAATGATTGAGGCGGTACGACGTGGGCAAAATCTTTCCCTTGCTTTACGAATGGATGCAGGTAGTGAAGATAATGCTGACTATATGACGTTAATTTTACCTGGCATTAAAGCTACTTCCGTAGAAATTGATGATGGAGCGAAAAACCTTATTCAAACCTTAAACTTTGACGCATTCCCTGCCGTGTTTGAAGGTGGTAGTGATATTGAGCCAGGGTTATCCGCGGCAACAACATTAATTATCCAAGACACGCTTGCATAA
- a CDS encoding phage tail terminator-like protein produces MITEIRSLLQTHLAKLDKFSTAWEGVQNDVKLPYQSVFLQPITANTTSIGDEPKATESGFLQVTLFFPSGKGTQQITERADLLRQHFYGQNLIKNNVQVVIHSPPQIGGIFLNDGTLALPITINYTDYQL; encoded by the coding sequence ATGATTACTGAAATCAGGTCGTTATTACAAACACATTTAGCCAAGTTAGATAAATTCAGTACAGCTTGGGAGGGCGTGCAAAACGACGTGAAATTGCCCTATCAGTCAGTTTTTTTGCAACCCATCACAGCCAATACAACCTCTATTGGCGATGAACCTAAAGCCACAGAAAGCGGCTTTTTACAGGTTACGCTGTTCTTTCCAAGTGGAAAGGGAACGCAACAGATTACTGAACGAGCAGATTTGTTGAGGCAACATTTCTATGGGCAAAATCTCATTAAAAATAATGTACAAGTTGTCATTCATTCACCGCCACAAATTGGCGGTATTTTTTTGAATGATGGCACACTTGCTTTACCCATCACAATTAATTACACCGATTATCAATTATAG
- a CDS encoding phage tail assembly chaperone: MAVYEQTGIMPAELDIKPPPEPLEYLLDYFYALSLSRQSGMSVNPILYSEILAWSQLTKCMLEQWELEVIKQLDMVWLSAQIEENH; the protein is encoded by the coding sequence ATGGCGGTATATGAACAAACAGGGATTATGCCCGCTGAATTGGATATTAAACCGCCTCCCGAACCGCTTGAATATCTCCTTGATTATTTTTATGCACTTTCCCTTTCTCGCCAGTCGGGAATGAGCGTTAACCCTATTCTTTACAGCGAGATTTTGGCTTGGTCGCAACTGACAAAATGCATGTTGGAACAATGGGAATTAGAGGTCATTAAGCAACTGGATATGGTTTGGCTAAGTGCGCAGATAGAAGAAAACCATTAA
- a CDS encoding HK97 gp10 family phage protein, whose protein sequence is MGKFSIDVGKFVVKSKKKADIIYRKLALETYQRVKDKTPIDTGQLKRSWTVAVNTPATKHNGTQKALTLAELTDAIYITTDKPYAEKLEYGLYPQPGGTKTINGFSTQAPQGMVRITAKEIADWVNSQRW, encoded by the coding sequence ATGGGAAAGTTTAGTATTGATGTGGGCAAATTTGTCGTAAAAAGCAAAAAGAAAGCAGATATCATTTATCGAAAATTGGCATTAGAAACCTATCAGCGTGTTAAAGATAAAACCCCAATTGATACAGGTCAGCTAAAGCGGAGCTGGACAGTGGCGGTAAACACCCCAGCCACCAAACATAACGGCACACAAAAAGCCCTTACTCTTGCCGAGTTGACTGATGCTATCTATATCACCACAGATAAACCTTATGCCGAGAAATTGGAATATGGGCTATATCCTCAACCCGGTGGCACGAAGACGATTAATGGATTTTCAACGCAGGCACCGCAAGGTATGGTTCGTATCACGGCAAAAGAGATTGCAGATTGGGTAAATTCACAGAGGTGGTAA
- a CDS encoding phage tail protein, which yields MKTFNFEPDWGVKRTKKPRVKVISFGDGYEQRQQDGIHHTLRSFELTFSGDNNRINAIDTFLSECRGVEAFQWTPYQESAGKFKCEEWSTTVKTSHSTLTATFQEVIA from the coding sequence ATGAAAACATTTAATTTTGAACCTGATTGGGGTGTTAAACGAACAAAGAAACCCCGTGTAAAAGTCATCAGCTTTGGTGATGGCTATGAGCAACGTCAGCAAGACGGCATTCATCACACGCTAAGAAGTTTTGAGCTCACCTTTAGTGGTGATAACAATCGAATTAATGCTATCGACACGTTTTTGAGCGAATGCCGAGGAGTGGAAGCCTTTCAATGGACGCCATACCAAGAATCGGCAGGAAAATTTAAGTGTGAAGAATGGTCAACAACCGTAAAAACAAGCCACTCTACCTTGACGGCGACGTTTCAAGAAGTGATAGCCTAG
- a CDS encoding tape measure protein: MTDFATLGIKITSTGAAKAENELGRLERQSVKVDKSIESVIKTIDKLRNYMTLGFLGAGINQLLQMSDKMKTLATQVRFVTQTTAEYERVQQSLFEISQQTRASLEATTTIYTRTSRALKDYGYSQQQVLTFTETLNKAMAVGGVGAQEQATALFQLSQALGSGRLQGDEFRTIAEAAPIILDVVAEYMGKSRAEIKKLAGEGVITSKVIFEAISRANKKISQQFEGMPITFGQAMQQMENSVLKFVDEMLNGSGATNGLAEAVSFLAKNFDYLVIVMGAVASGHLAKLANNALLSALNTQKQAAAALQAAQAVKVQTSAELQLARVQMSSLASSLKLAQSEATRRTIRAQMTAQSERIIALTNAEAAATQRLAIAQKAASLGGRLAGGVLGLLGGPVGIVTTALIAGAGALYEWYSNAQQAKQEALDYADNLDIANAKLKEMSLLELQVAKDKLTAAVDEQKKKIKELEDSISSLKQKAEMMKSYFISTGLPDVASQDLYEKKLKEIREKELELKNTKDALSESTKKQIQLSKQLSISSNGVTIRLNEQETVTLDLADGVEKLIGKQIKLHQRYEVAKLKAQGNIKASYILAGLYELLGEKGSEYAEILQLIATGQIDAAQAAAASAHISVESMNEMIKSAGILAKMSDEQTKIDGFKTLPKEAKHQERMLDQWRDYYAKLEDASLDNVTKIQREQERAFQELDRFKQKGVVNNEEYEKAKTLITERYLKEQQALVAKYAPSLGFKQTLDDGLKEIARLKDIGKLDGLQANTAEQQIKIQYAQQMSQDAVNPLDKLRGQTDPFQDIQNRHAQELALEQAFLDTQLSTQEQFEQRKKELKEKYANETLQLELSHYSQAASAMSGAFDSMANIMKGAAGEQSGIYKAMFAASKAFAIADSIIKIQQGIANAGSLSFPANIAAMATVAAETANIVSTIQGVTMGGYAEGGYTGNGGKYDPAGVVHKGEYVLTKEATARLGVDYLDYLNYGKSKRGFATGGGVNLPTVHTQSSSPKISVKVINNGEPTEAKVESKQDDKGGLEITVELMRSVAREETSKMLQSNMRPGGMFA; encoded by the coding sequence ATGACAGATTTTGCCACATTGGGAATTAAAATCACCAGCACAGGCGCTGCCAAAGCCGAAAATGAATTGGGACGTCTTGAACGCCAATCCGTGAAGGTGGATAAATCCATTGAAAGTGTCATCAAAACGATTGATAAACTGCGTAATTATATGACATTGGGCTTTCTAGGAGCAGGAATTAATCAGTTGCTGCAAATGTCAGACAAAATGAAAACCCTCGCTACGCAAGTGCGGTTTGTTACTCAAACAACAGCAGAATATGAGCGTGTACAGCAATCATTGTTTGAAATTTCACAACAAACACGGGCAAGCCTTGAAGCAACCACGACCATTTATACCCGAACATCAAGGGCATTAAAGGATTATGGTTACAGCCAACAACAAGTCTTAACCTTTACCGAAACGCTCAATAAAGCAATGGCTGTTGGTGGCGTTGGTGCGCAAGAACAAGCTACCGCACTTTTCCAGCTATCCCAAGCATTAGGTTCAGGTCGTCTACAAGGTGATGAGTTTAGAACCATTGCAGAGGCAGCACCAATCATCCTTGATGTAGTCGCAGAATATATGGGTAAATCCCGTGCTGAAATTAAAAAGCTGGCAGGGGAAGGTGTCATCACATCTAAAGTTATCTTTGAAGCCATTAGTCGCGCAAATAAAAAAATCTCTCAACAATTTGAGGGAATGCCAATTACCTTTGGGCAAGCAATGCAACAAATGGAAAATTCAGTATTGAAATTTGTTGATGAAATGCTCAACGGTTCGGGAGCCACAAATGGATTGGCTGAGGCGGTTTCATTTTTGGCGAAGAATTTTGATTATTTGGTTATTGTAATGGGTGCTGTTGCATCTGGGCATTTAGCGAAATTGGCTAATAATGCATTACTTTCCGCCTTAAATACTCAAAAGCAGGCAGCTGCCGCATTACAAGCTGCACAAGCAGTTAAAGTGCAAACAAGCGCAGAATTACAACTTGCTAGAGTGCAAATGAGTTCATTAGCGAGTTCGTTAAAATTAGCTCAAAGCGAAGCTACTCGTAGAACCATTCGTGCGCAAATGACAGCCCAATCAGAGCGAATTATCGCACTGACTAACGCAGAAGCAGCTGCCACACAAAGGCTTGCTATCGCACAAAAAGCAGCATCTTTAGGTGGTAGATTGGCTGGTGGAGTGTTGGGACTATTAGGCGGGCCTGTAGGCATTGTAACAACGGCATTAATTGCCGGCGCAGGGGCATTATATGAATGGTATTCAAATGCTCAACAGGCAAAGCAAGAGGCATTAGATTATGCAGATAATCTTGATATCGCGAATGCGAAACTCAAAGAAATGTCATTGCTTGAATTACAAGTTGCTAAAGATAAATTAACAGCAGCTGTTGATGAACAAAAGAAAAAAATAAAGGAGCTAGAGGATTCAATTTCATCTTTGAAGCAAAAAGCTGAAATGATGAAGTCTTATTTTATTTCTACTGGCTTGCCAGATGTTGCATCACAAGATCTCTATGAGAAAAAATTGAAAGAGATTCGAGAAAAAGAACTTGAACTTAAAAACACAAAAGATGCATTAAGTGAGTCCACTAAGAAACAAATTCAATTAAGCAAACAACTCTCTATATCCTCTAATGGCGTTACCATTCGATTGAATGAACAAGAAACAGTTACATTAGATTTGGCTGATGGGGTAGAGAAATTAATAGGGAAGCAAATTAAGCTACATCAACGCTATGAAGTAGCTAAATTAAAAGCACAAGGAAATATAAAGGCATCTTATATTTTGGCTGGGCTTTACGAGTTACTGGGGGAAAAAGGTTCCGAATATGCTGAAATTTTGCAATTAATTGCAACAGGACAGATCGATGCAGCTCAAGCAGCTGCAGCAAGTGCGCATATTTCTGTTGAGTCAATGAATGAAATGATCAAATCTGCTGGGATCTTGGCGAAAATGTCAGATGAGCAGACGAAAATCGATGGATTTAAAACATTGCCAAAAGAAGCCAAACATCAAGAGCGAATGCTAGATCAGTGGCGTGATTATTATGCTAAATTAGAAGATGCGTCTTTAGATAACGTAACCAAAATTCAACGTGAGCAAGAACGAGCCTTTCAAGAGCTTGATCGCTTTAAACAAAAAGGCGTAGTCAACAACGAAGAATATGAAAAGGCAAAAACACTGATTACAGAGCGTTATCTTAAAGAACAACAAGCACTCGTAGCAAAATATGCACCAAGTTTAGGGTTTAAACAAACTCTTGATGATGGACTAAAAGAAATTGCGCGTTTAAAAGATATTGGCAAATTAGATGGTTTGCAGGCAAATACGGCTGAACAGCAAATTAAAATTCAGTATGCCCAACAAATGTCTCAAGATGCAGTTAATCCATTAGATAAATTAAGAGGGCAAACCGATCCTTTTCAGGATATTCAAAATCGCCACGCACAAGAGTTGGCTTTAGAGCAAGCATTCCTTGACACTCAATTAAGCACGCAAGAGCAATTTGAGCAAAGGAAAAAAGAGTTAAAGGAAAAATACGCCAATGAAACTCTTCAACTTGAATTAAGCCATTATTCCCAAGCGGCCTCCGCAATGAGCGGTGCTTTTGATTCTATGGCAAATATAATGAAAGGTGCGGCTGGAGAACAATCGGGTATCTATAAAGCAATGTTTGCAGCTTCAAAAGCCTTTGCAATTGCAGACAGTATTATCAAGATCCAGCAAGGTATTGCTAATGCTGGTTCATTGTCATTCCCAGCTAATATCGCTGCAATGGCAACGGTTGCAGCTGAAACAGCAAATATTGTTTCAACGATTCAAGGCGTAACAATGGGAGGATATGCCGAGGGAGGTTATACAGGAAACGGTGGTAAATACGATCCTGCTGGCGTAGTCCACAAAGGCGAATATGTCCTAACCAAAGAAGCCACAGCAAGGCTTGGGGTTGATTATCTAGATTATCTTAACTATGGCAAATCTAAGCGCGGTTTTGCTACGGGCGGCGGTGTAAATCTACCAACAGTGCATACACAATCTAGCTCACCGAAAATCAGCGTAAAAGTGATTAATAATGGCGAGCCAACGGAAGCCAAAGTTGAGAGCAAGCAAGATGACAAGGGCGGGTTAGAAATCACTGTTGAACTAATGCGCAGTGTTGCCCGAGAAGAAACCAGCAAAATGCTTCAAAGCAATATGCGACCAGGTGGAATGTTTGCGTAA